In the Nocardia asteroides genome, CGCTTCCAGAAATGCCGAGCGTACGCCGGATCGCTCGAGTTCGCGAAGGGCTGCGGCGGTGGTCCCGGCCGGTGAGGTGACCGCGGCGCGCAGGTCGACGGCGCTCTGCTCGGCGCCCTCCAGCAGCGCGGCGGCGCCGAGCATGGTCTGCACCACGAGGGTGGTCGCGACATCGCGGGTCAGCCCGAGGCTCACGCCCGCGTCCACCATTGCCTCGACGACCAGGAAGAAGTAGGCGGGGCCGGAGCCGGAAACCGCCGTGACGGCGTCCATCTGCGCCTCGGCGACGGTCACCACCTTGCCGACCGCGCCGAGCAGTCCGGTGACCAGCGCCAGATCCTCGGCCTTGGCGTGCCTGCCCGGGGCCAGCGCGCTCATGCCCTGCCCGACCAGCATGGGGGTGTTCGGCATGACCCGGACCACCGGCGAACCGGCGGGCAGCTTGGCCTCCAGCCGCGGGGTCGGGACCCCCGCGGCCAGGGATACCACCACCTGGTCACCGTCGCCGCCGAGCATCGCCTTGCCGAGCGCGGTGAGCACCCCGTCGACATCGGCCGGCTTGACCGCGATCACCAGCACGTCGGCGCCGACCGAGGCGTCCTCGATCGAGCCGGTGACCCGGACTCCGAAGCGCTCGGCGATCAGCTCGGCCCGATCCTGGTGCGTCTCGACGACCACCAGATCCTTCGCCACCCGCCCGGATTCGAGCAGCCCGGCGACCAGCGCCTCCCCGATCCGGCCCCCGCCGATCACCGCGATTCTCGTCATGGGCCCCAAGGCTAGCCTTACCGGCGCGGGCTACCGCTGCGGGATCAGCGCGAGCTGCCTGCTCTGCGCCACCACCGCTCCGGTGCTGTCCAGGACCAGCTGGTCCTCGTCGAACATCCGGCCGCCGAT is a window encoding:
- the proC gene encoding pyrroline-5-carboxylate reductase, whose protein sequence is MTRIAVIGGGRIGEALVAGLLESGRVAKDLVVVETHQDRAELIAERFGVRVTGSIEDASVGADVLVIAVKPADVDGVLTALGKAMLGGDGDQVVVSLAAGVPTPRLEAKLPAGSPVVRVMPNTPMLVGQGMSALAPGRHAKAEDLALVTGLLGAVGKVVTVAEAQMDAVTAVSGSGPAYFFLVVEAMVDAGVSLGLTRDVATTLVVQTMLGAAALLEGAEQSAVDLRAAVTSPAGTTAAALRELERSGVRSAFLEALHAAARRSAEQGSSAE